The Camelus ferus isolate YT-003-E chromosome 4, BCGSAC_Cfer_1.0, whole genome shotgun sequence genome has a segment encoding these proteins:
- the SIT1 gene encoding signaling threshold-regulating transmembrane adapter 1, producing MTKIILIHVPWRVQGLGTRVGAEAWELWGGAGAGTGRCLCSFTHPSPPPSSPETGDFATTSIGDAELWGPSPGRGGSKGDCSSCQAINQASPSAQGRMLAVLASTLAVQSRSDNCTDTDRLAPGIPSLTEGSVLWALLGAVTLLLLISLAVHLSQWTSGRSKNHLGNGRSGESVEDVPLYGNLHYLQTGRLSQEPGPDQQDPTPGGPARAAEEVMCYTSLQLRPPQGRIPSPGSPIKYSEVVLDSEPKPQASGPEPELYASVCAQTRRARASFPDQAYANSQPAPS from the exons ATGACAAAGATCATCTTAATACACGTCCCTTGG AGGGTGCAAGGCCTGGGGACTAGGGTGGGGGCGGAAGCCTGGGAGCTGTGGGGTGGTGCAGGTGCAGGCACAGGGCGGTGTCTTTGTTCTTTCActcatccttcccctcccccttcctccccggAAACCGGTGACTTTGCCACCACCAGTATTGGAGATGCTGAGCTGTGGGGGCCAAgtccagggaggggtgggagtaAGGGGGACTGCAGCAGCTGTCAGGCCATAAACCAGGCTAGCCCCTCCGCTCAGGGCAGGATGCTTGCAGTTCTGGCTTCCACATTAGCAGTCCAGAGCAGAAGTGACAATTGCACGGATACGGATCGGCTAGCACCTG GAATCCCCTCTTTGACCGAGGGCTCGGTACTGTGGGCCCTCTTAGGAGCTGTGACACTGCTGCTTCTCATCTCATTGGCTGTGCACTTGTCCCAGTGGACTAGTGGCCGGAGCAAGAACCATCTGGGAAACGGACG CTCTGGAGAGTCTGTGGAAGATGTCCCTCTGTATGGGAACCTACATTATCTGCAGACAG GACGGCTGTCTCAAGAACCAGGGCCAGACCAACAGGATCCAACACCTGGAGGCCCCGCCAGG GCTGCAGAGGAGGTGATGTGCTACACTAGCCTGCAGCTGCGGCCTCCTCAGGGTCGGATCCCCAGCCCTGGAAGCCCCATCAAGTACTCGGAGGTGGTGCTGGATTCTGAGCCAAAGCCCCAGGCGTCGGGCCCCGAGCCGGAGCTCTACGCCTCAGTGTGTGCCCAGACCCGCAGAGCCCGGGCTTCCTTTCCAGACCAGGCCTACGCCAACAGCCAGCCCGCACCCAGCTGA
- the CCDC107 gene encoding coiled-coil domain-containing protein 107 isoform X2 yields MARVVLLVGVLGLLLVSALPEVLGDRPSPEHWTHPGDAAQVSLGATEPRRRLPPPRDQRERARAGALPLGALYTAAVVAFVLFKCLQGKDEAAVLQEEASRKELLQSEQQLAQLTQQLAQTEQHLNSLMAQLDPLFERVTTLAGAQQELLQVKLQTIHQLLQESKPNKGVEVPEPEASTPFPEDLCIEEDEEEDGDSQAWEEPLNWSAGTRNLATPKEVVQGLRRRCRKAAAKGPRHSPYLEGGTAADGLVKQSLFL; encoded by the exons ATGGCGAGGGTGGTGTTGCTCGTGGGTGTGCTGGGGCTGCTACTTGTGTCTGCGCTGCCCGAGGTCCTCGGAGACCGCCCCAGCCCTGAGCACTGGACACACCCAG GGGACGCCGCCCAGGTCAGCCTTGGGGCCACGGAACCCCGGCGGCGGTTGCCGCCGCCCAGGGACCAGCGCGAGAGGGCTCGGGCCGGGGCTCTGCCCTTGGGGGCGCTGTACACCGCGGCCGTCGTGGCTTTTGTGCTGTTCAAGTGTTTGCAG GGGAAAGATGAGGCTGCTGTTCTCCAAGAGGAGGCAAGCAGGAAGGAATTACTGCAGTCAG AGCAACAGCTGGCCCAGCTGACACAACAGCTGGCCCAGACAGAGCAACACCTGAATAGTCTGATGGCCCAGCTGGACCCCCTTTTTGAGCG TGTGACGACCTTGGCGGGAGCCCAGCAGGAGCTTCTGCAAGTAAAGCTACAGACCATCCACCAGCTGCTACAAGAGAGCAAGCCAAACAAGGGTGTGGAGGTTCCAGAACCAG AGGCCAGCACACCCTTTCCTGAGGATTTATGTAtagaggaggatgaggaagaggatgGTGACAGTCAGGCCTGGGAGGAGCCCCTAAACTGGAGCGCAGGGACAAGGAACCTAGCTACTCCCAAGGAAGTGGTGCAGGGGCTAAGGAGAAGATGCAGAAAGGCTGCAGCCAAGGGCCCCAGGCACAGCCCCTACCTGGAAGGAGGGACAGCAGCTGACGGTTTAGTAAAACAAAGTCTGTTCTTGTGA
- the CCDC107 gene encoding coiled-coil domain-containing protein 107 isoform X1 has product MARVVLLVGVLGLLLVSALPEVLGDRPSPEHWTHPGDAAQVSLGATEPRRRLPPPRDQRERARAGALPLGALYTAAVVAFVLFKCLQQGKDEAAVLQEEASRKELLQSEQQLAQLTQQLAQTEQHLNSLMAQLDPLFERVTTLAGAQQELLQVKLQTIHQLLQESKPNKGVEVPEPEASTPFPEDLCIEEDEEEDGDSQAWEEPLNWSAGTRNLATPKEVVQGLRRRCRKAAAKGPRHSPYLEGGTAADGLVKQSLFL; this is encoded by the exons ATGGCGAGGGTGGTGTTGCTCGTGGGTGTGCTGGGGCTGCTACTTGTGTCTGCGCTGCCCGAGGTCCTCGGAGACCGCCCCAGCCCTGAGCACTGGACACACCCAG GGGACGCCGCCCAGGTCAGCCTTGGGGCCACGGAACCCCGGCGGCGGTTGCCGCCGCCCAGGGACCAGCGCGAGAGGGCTCGGGCCGGGGCTCTGCCCTTGGGGGCGCTGTACACCGCGGCCGTCGTGGCTTTTGTGCTGTTCAAGTGTTTGCAG CAGGGGAAAGATGAGGCTGCTGTTCTCCAAGAGGAGGCAAGCAGGAAGGAATTACTGCAGTCAG AGCAACAGCTGGCCCAGCTGACACAACAGCTGGCCCAGACAGAGCAACACCTGAATAGTCTGATGGCCCAGCTGGACCCCCTTTTTGAGCG TGTGACGACCTTGGCGGGAGCCCAGCAGGAGCTTCTGCAAGTAAAGCTACAGACCATCCACCAGCTGCTACAAGAGAGCAAGCCAAACAAGGGTGTGGAGGTTCCAGAACCAG AGGCCAGCACACCCTTTCCTGAGGATTTATGTAtagaggaggatgaggaagaggatgGTGACAGTCAGGCCTGGGAGGAGCCCCTAAACTGGAGCGCAGGGACAAGGAACCTAGCTACTCCCAAGGAAGTGGTGCAGGGGCTAAGGAGAAGATGCAGAAAGGCTGCAGCCAAGGGCCCCAGGCACAGCCCCTACCTGGAAGGAGGGACAGCAGCTGACGGTTTAGTAAAACAAAGTCTGTTCTTGTGA
- the ARHGEF39 gene encoding rho guanine nucleotide exchange factor 39 isoform X2, which yields MAGGLEWESIYRKSDDKMGHCSPVSVCTPKSPDSKSRLLPQLCATQRKATHQPHPALPGQAPSTYRALTVGRGPTEKTSNIPVLSAASRRQGARSPPRPRPRPRSRWRLNLQRAETGSVDPQAGMESLGPGARCPVQEQRARWERKRACTAWELLETERRYHEQLGLVATYFVGILRAKGTVRPPERQALFGPWELIYGASQELLPYLEGGRWGQGLEGFCPHLKLYTQYAANAERSRTTLQEQLKNKRFRKFVQLQEGRPEFGGLQLQDLLPLPLQRLQQYENLAVALAENTGPNSPDHEQLTRAARLISETAQRVHTIGQKQKNDQHLQRVQGLLSGRQAKGLTSGRWFLRQGWLLVVPPRGEPRPRMFFLFSDALLMAKPRPPLHLLQSGTFACQALYPMAECQLHRVFGHSGGPCGGLLSLSFPHEKLLLMSTDQEELLGWYHSLTLAISNQKN from the exons ATGGGACACTGCAGCCCTGTCAGTGTCTGCACCCCCAAGTCTCCTGACTCAAAGTCCAGGCTGCTGCCCCAACTTTGTGCCACTCAGAGGAAGGccacccaccagccccaccccgccctgcctGGGCAGGCGCCGTCCACCTACAGAGCCCTGACGGTGGGCCGAGGCCCTACGGAAAAGACCTCAAATATACCCGTCCTGAGCGCAGCCTCCAGACGCCAGGGGGCGCGCTCTCCTCCCaggccgcggccccgcccccggagCCGTTGGCGTTTGAATCTCCAGCGGGCTGAGACCGGAAGTGTTGACCCTCAAGCCGGTATGGAGAGCCTAGGTCCCGGTGCCCGGTGCCCGGTGCAAGAGCAGCGTGCTCGTTGGGAGCGGAAACGCGCCTGCACCGCCTGGGAGCTGCTGGAGACTGAGAGGCGCTACCACGAACAGCTGGGGCTGGTGGCCACG TACTTCGTGGGGATTCTGAGAGCCAAGGGCACCGTGCGACCACCAGAGCGCCAGGCCCTGTTTGGGCCCTGGGAACTCATTTACGGCGCTAGTCA AGAGCTGCTTCCCTACCTCGAAGGAGGGCGCTGGGGACAGGGTCTGGAGGGCTTCTGCCCCCACCTGAAGCTCTATACCCAATACGCTGCCAACGCTGAGAGGTCCCGGACCACCCTGCAG GAGCAACTAAAGAACAAACGGTTCCGGAAGTTTGTGCAACTTCAGGAAGGCCGCCCTGAGTTTGGGGGCCTTCAACTCCAAgacctcctccctctgcctctgcagaGGCTCCAACA GTATGAGAATCTTGCTGTTGCTTTGGCTGAAAACACAGGTCCTAACAGCCCTGACCACGAACAGCTCACAA GGGCTGCCCGGCTGATAAGTGAGACTGCTCAGAGAGTCCACACCATTGGTCAGAAACAGAAGAATGACCAGCACCTCCAGCGTGTCCAGGGTCTGCTCAGTGGACGGCAGGCAAAGGGGCTTACCTCAG GTCGCTGGTTCCTACGCCAGGGCTGGCTGTTGGTGGTGCCTCCCCGGGGGGAGCCTCGGCCTCGAatgttcttcctcttctctgatgCACTCCTCATGGCCAAGCCTCGACCCCCATTGCACCTGCTGCAGAGTGGCACCTTTGCCTGCCAGGCTCTCTACCCTATGGCTGAGTGTCAACTCCACAGGGTCTTTGGCCACTCAGGAGGCCCTTGTGGTGGACTGCTCAGT CTGTCCTTTCCACATGAGAAGCTACTGCTTATGTCCACAGACCAGGAGGAGCTGTTGGGCTGGTACCACAGTCTGACTCTGGCCATCAG CAACCAGAAGAACTAG
- the ARHGEF39 gene encoding rho guanine nucleotide exchange factor 39 isoform X1, translating into MAWAQDRICTETTAPFSILQMGHCSPVSVCTPKSPDSKSRLLPQLCATQRKATHQPHPALPGQAPSTYRALTVGRGPTEKTSNIPVLSAASRRQGARSPPRPRPRPRSRWRLNLQRAETGSVDPQAGMESLGPGARCPVQEQRARWERKRACTAWELLETERRYHEQLGLVATYFVGILRAKGTVRPPERQALFGPWELIYGASQELLPYLEGGRWGQGLEGFCPHLKLYTQYAANAERSRTTLQEQLKNKRFRKFVQLQEGRPEFGGLQLQDLLPLPLQRLQQYENLAVALAENTGPNSPDHEQLTRAARLISETAQRVHTIGQKQKNDQHLQRVQGLLSGRQAKGLTSGRWFLRQGWLLVVPPRGEPRPRMFFLFSDALLMAKPRPPLHLLQSGTFACQALYPMAECQLHRVFGHSGGPCGGLLSLSFPHEKLLLMSTDQEELLGWYHSLTLAISNQKN; encoded by the exons ATGGCATGGGCTCAGGACAGAATATGTACCGAAACTACTGCCCCTTTCTCAATTCTACAGATGGGACACTGCAGCCCTGTCAGTGTCTGCACCCCCAAGTCTCCTGACTCAAAGTCCAGGCTGCTGCCCCAACTTTGTGCCACTCAGAGGAAGGccacccaccagccccaccccgccctgcctGGGCAGGCGCCGTCCACCTACAGAGCCCTGACGGTGGGCCGAGGCCCTACGGAAAAGACCTCAAATATACCCGTCCTGAGCGCAGCCTCCAGACGCCAGGGGGCGCGCTCTCCTCCCaggccgcggccccgcccccggagCCGTTGGCGTTTGAATCTCCAGCGGGCTGAGACCGGAAGTGTTGACCCTCAAGCCGGTATGGAGAGCCTAGGTCCCGGTGCCCGGTGCCCGGTGCAAGAGCAGCGTGCTCGTTGGGAGCGGAAACGCGCCTGCACCGCCTGGGAGCTGCTGGAGACTGAGAGGCGCTACCACGAACAGCTGGGGCTGGTGGCCACG TACTTCGTGGGGATTCTGAGAGCCAAGGGCACCGTGCGACCACCAGAGCGCCAGGCCCTGTTTGGGCCCTGGGAACTCATTTACGGCGCTAGTCA AGAGCTGCTTCCCTACCTCGAAGGAGGGCGCTGGGGACAGGGTCTGGAGGGCTTCTGCCCCCACCTGAAGCTCTATACCCAATACGCTGCCAACGCTGAGAGGTCCCGGACCACCCTGCAG GAGCAACTAAAGAACAAACGGTTCCGGAAGTTTGTGCAACTTCAGGAAGGCCGCCCTGAGTTTGGGGGCCTTCAACTCCAAgacctcctccctctgcctctgcagaGGCTCCAACA GTATGAGAATCTTGCTGTTGCTTTGGCTGAAAACACAGGTCCTAACAGCCCTGACCACGAACAGCTCACAA GGGCTGCCCGGCTGATAAGTGAGACTGCTCAGAGAGTCCACACCATTGGTCAGAAACAGAAGAATGACCAGCACCTCCAGCGTGTCCAGGGTCTGCTCAGTGGACGGCAGGCAAAGGGGCTTACCTCAG GTCGCTGGTTCCTACGCCAGGGCTGGCTGTTGGTGGTGCCTCCCCGGGGGGAGCCTCGGCCTCGAatgttcttcctcttctctgatgCACTCCTCATGGCCAAGCCTCGACCCCCATTGCACCTGCTGCAGAGTGGCACCTTTGCCTGCCAGGCTCTCTACCCTATGGCTGAGTGTCAACTCCACAGGGTCTTTGGCCACTCAGGAGGCCCTTGTGGTGGACTGCTCAGT CTGTCCTTTCCACATGAGAAGCTACTGCTTATGTCCACAGACCAGGAGGAGCTGTTGGGCTGGTACCACAGTCTGACTCTGGCCATCAG CAACCAGAAGAACTAG